From a region of the Flavobacterium branchiarum genome:
- a CDS encoding class I SAM-dependent methyltransferase, with amino-acid sequence MKDLFGKAMLDFQTNNSPEDLITETTISEADEMSVAYLFRSFKEMPKLEQKALELAKGKVLDVGCGAGSHSLYLQNEKKLDVTSIDISEKAIETCKLRGVINANVQDILTLEGEKYDTIILLMNGVGIFGKLENCNKFLTKLKSLLNPGGQILLDSSDIIYMFDEDEDGGKWIPSDNEYYGEVTFNISYKGEKENAFEWLYLDYNTLQNAAMANGFKCELVLEGEHYDYLARLTV; translated from the coding sequence ATGAAAGACCTTTTTGGGAAAGCAATGCTGGATTTCCAGACCAATAATTCACCTGAGGATTTAATTACCGAAACTACAATTTCTGAGGCTGACGAAATGAGCGTTGCTTATTTATTTCGCTCTTTTAAAGAAATGCCTAAACTAGAACAAAAAGCATTGGAACTTGCTAAAGGAAAAGTACTTGATGTGGGTTGCGGCGCAGGAAGTCACAGTTTGTATCTGCAGAATGAAAAGAAACTTGACGTAACCTCGATAGATATTTCTGAAAAGGCAATTGAAACTTGTAAACTTCGTGGGGTAATAAATGCGAATGTACAAGATATACTAACTCTTGAAGGAGAAAAATACGATACAATTATATTATTAATGAATGGTGTGGGGATTTTTGGAAAACTAGAAAATTGCAATAAATTTTTAACCAAGCTTAAATCTCTCTTAAATCCAGGAGGACAAATCTTACTAGACAGCTCTGACATTATATATATGTTTGACGAAGACGAGGACGGCGGGAAATGGATTCCATCGGATAATGAGTATTATGGAGAAGTTACTTTCAACATCTCTTATAAAGGAGAAAAAGAAAATGCTTTTGAATGGTTATATCTAGATTACAACACACTACAAAATGCCGCCATGGCAAACGGTTTTAAATGTGAACTTGTTTTAGAAGGAGAACATTATGATTATTTAGCCAGACTTACTGTTTAA